The Streptomyces noursei ATCC 11455 sequence GGCCCGCGCCAAGGTGGTCTGGCAGGTGCTGCCGCTGCCGGCGTCCGAGCTGGGGCTGGACGGCGACAACCCGCCGGCCGACGACATCCGCACCGCGTTCGACCGCTGGGCGCGGCAGGCCGCCGCCCCCGGCTGCCGGCTGGCCGCCCGCAGCGAACGCCCCGACCACGCCGACGACGACCCCTGCCTGGTCGCGCCCGAGGCCCGCTACCGCGGCCCGGAGAACCAGCTGTACCGGGTCGAGGTGCACGAGGGCGGCACCGCCAAGGACGCCACCTTCAAGTGGTCCCGGGAGAACGGCTCGCCCACCTTCCCGGTCGACGAACTCGACGGCACCTGGGTGCAGTTGGCATCCCTGGCCAACGACGACAAGCTCTCCCTCCACGTCGGCGACTGGGTCGAGTTCGTGGACACCGGATACGCCAGCCGGGGCGAGGCGGCGCCGCTGCTGCGGGTGGCGGAGGTCGATCTGCCCGGCCGCCGGGTACGGCTCTCCGACGAGCCCGCGCCGGGCGTGGGCCGTCGCCCCGAACTGCACCCGTTCCTGCGCCGCTGGGACCACCAGGAGGCCGGCCGGAAGACGGTGCGCCGCGGCGACCGGCCCGGGCGGCTCCGGCACGGCGCGGTCCCGGTGGAGGAGGGCGGCTGGCTGCCGCTGGAGGACGGCGTCGAGGTCTACTTCGAGGCCGGCGGCAACTACCGCACCGGCGACTTCTGGCTGATCCCGGCCCGCACCGCCACCGGCGGCGTCGAGTGGCCCACCGACCGGGCGCGCCGCCCGCTGCTCCAGCACCCTTCCGGCATCGTCGTGCACCACGCGCCGCTGGCCTGGGTGCACGGCGAACAGGCCGTGCCCGACCTGCGGTTCGCGTTCCGCCCGCTGGCGACCGGCATCCAGGCGGCGGACGCCGCGCAGCCCCAGGGGTCCGGCGGCGTCGGGACGCTGTCGACCGGCGCGGCGGGCGGGGCCGGCCCGAAGCAGCCCCGGTCGCAGACCACCGCGGAGGCCGAGGCGCAGGTGGACGAGCAGGGGGTGGCGGACTGATGGCCACGCCGCTGACCGGCAGCCAGTTGCTGGCCGCGCTGCGCGCGGAGGGGCTGGTCGTCCACGAGGTCCGCGACTGGCGCCGGCACAACCGGAACACCAAGGGCCACTGGGGCCCGATGAACGGGGTGGTCGTCCACCACACCGCCACCGAGGGCACCGAGCCCTCGGTGGACCTCTGCTACGACGGGCGCCCGGACCTGCCGGGGCCGCTCTGCCACGGCGTGATCGACAAGGCCGGCGAGGTGTATCTGGTCGGCAACGGCCGCGCCAACCACGCCGGCCTCGGCGACCGCGACGTCCTCCAGGCGGTGATCGACGAGGTCGAGCTCCCCGAGGACCGGCTCGCCGACACCGACGGCAACCGCCACTTCTACGGCTTCGAGTGCATCAACCTCGGCGACGGCCAGGACCCGTGGCCGGAGGCCCAGTTGTCGGCGGTGGAGAAGGCCGCGGCGGCGATCTGCCGGGCGCACGGGTGGGGCGAGCGCTCGGTGATCGGCCACAAGGAATGGCAACCGGGGAAGATCGATCCGCTCGGCTTCACCATGGACGCGCTGCGCGACCGCATCAAGTCCCGCCTCGCCGAACCGCCGGAGGGCCCGGTGGACCCGGTGGACCCGGCCGGGGGCGCCCAGGGGGCGGGGCCCGGCACCGGTCCGACCGCGGCGAACGGCAGCCGCGGCAGCGCCGGTGACGTCGGAGCCGCCGGTGGCACCGGCGGCGCTCCCGACGACGGCCGCACCCCACCCGTCCCACCGATGCCGCAACACCCGCCCTACGAGCCGTTCCCCGGCGGCGGGTTCTTCCGCCCCGGGGCTCGCGACCCGGTGATCGCGGCGATGGGCGAGCGGCTGATCGCCGAGGGCTGCGACCACTACCGGCAGGGCCCCGGCCCGGAGTGGAACGAGGCCCACCGCAAGTCGTACGCCTCCTGGCAACGCAAACTCGGCTTCCACGGCAAGGACGCGGACGGCGTCCCGGGCCGCGTCACCTGGGACCGCCTCCGCGTACCGAACACACAGGCCCGACCGCCCGGTTGAGGGGACGGGGCGACGGGCGGATCGTGGGGGTAGCCCTACCCGGAGCCCGGCGGACAGCAGGATCGTCCCGGCCGGTCGCCGCCGGACATGCTGGGACCCGGCACATGCCGCTGATTCCCAGGATTTCCGGAGGCGTTGACTCGTGCGTGAACAAGCAGGACAGAGGTCCCGTTCGTCCGGGCGACGGTCGGGCGGCGGTCGGCGCAGGGCCGTGACGGCCGCCGCCGCGGTGGCCGTCGGCGTGGTGGCGGTGGGCGCTCCGGCGTCGCCCGCGGCGTCGGCGGCACCGGCCTCCGCGCCGCACTCCGTGCAGAAGCAACTGAACCGACTGGTACGCGAGGACGGTGTGCCCGCTGCGCTGGCGAGCGTCCAAGACCGCCACGGTCACACCCGTCTCTACACCACGGGCGTCGGCGACGTGGCCACGGGCGCGAAGGTCCCCAGGGACGGCCAGGTCCGCATCGGCAGCAACACCAAGACCTTCACGGCCGTGGTCGTGCTGCAACTGGTCGCCGAGGGCAAGGTCGGACTCGACGCTTCCGTCGACACCTACCTGCCCGGCCTGTTGCGCGGGGACGGCATCGACGGCCGCCGCATCACCGTCCGCCAACTCCTCCAGCACACCAGCGGGCTTCCCAGCTACGTGGACCACCTCGGCGACGACATCCGCTTCTACGAGCCCGGCGAACTCCTGGACCTCGCCCTGAAGCACAAGGCCCACTTCGCCCCCGGAGCGAAGTGGGAGTACAACAACACGAACTACCTCGTGGCGGGCCTGCTCGTCCAGAAGGTCACCGGCCACACCGTCGCCGAAGAGATCGACCGCCGCGTCGTCCGACGCATCGGCCTGCGCCACACCTACTTCCCCGCGCCCGGCGACACGACCATCCGGGAGCGCCACCCCAAGGGCTACTACCAGGAGTCGGCGGGCGCACCCCTGGTCGACGCCACGGAATGGGACCCGTCCTGGGCATGGGCGGCAGGCCAGATGATCTCCACCAACTCCGACCTCGACCGCTTCTTCAGCGCGCTGCTGTCCGGCCGCCTCCTGCCGAAGGCCCAGCTCGACCAGATGCGCACCACCGTCTCCGCCGCCTCCCCGTTCCCCGCCGGTGCCCGCTACGGCCTGGGCATCGTGAGCAGACCGCTGTCGTGCGGCGGCGTCTACTGGGGCCACGGCGGCAGCATGACGGGATACGAGACCCGAGGCGGCGTCACCGGGAACGGCCGCGCCGCCAACGTCACGGTGACCACGCAGCCGAGCCGGACGGCCAAGGAACACATGGACAGCGTGGTGGACGCGGCCCTGTGCCGCTGAACCGAACGACCCCCGGACACGGAAAAGGCCGGGTGACCCTCCCCCACAGAGGGCCACCCGGCGTCTTTCATGCGGCGGGACGAGATGACCCCCACGTCACCTCGTCCGCCTCATCCGGCGTTCCGATGGGCCCGGGTCCCGACCGCCGCCGCGGTCGGTCCACCGGTGCACACCGTGCGGTTCGCCGGACGGATCAGAGGCCCTGCACCGGAAGGGCGGGCACCGCCGGGATGTTGGCGGCGTTGGTCAGGTCGGCGACGTTGGCGGGCACGACCGGGGCCAGGCCCTGGGCGCCGGCGACGGCGGCGGTCGCGGTGCCCTTGGCGTCCGTCACCACGACGGTCACCAGGCCCTGCGCGAACGGCACCGCGTCGCTGCCCACGCCCTGCGCGAGGACGGTGGCCTGCCCGGCGACACCCTGCGCGAACGGCACGGCCTCGCCCTGGACGTTCTGCGCGAACATCTGGACGCGGCCGTCGACGACGGTCACGAACGGGGTGGTCCGACGCGCGGCGTCACCGGCGAGCGCGCCCACGTTGCCGACCGCGCCCTGGGCGACCGGCAGGACCTTGGCGACCGTCCGGGCGGCGACCGGCGGCAGCACGTCGGCGGCGGTGCGGTCGACGACCGGACGCGCGGTGGCCAGCGCACCCTGCGCCTGCTTGGTCAGCTGCTCGGGACGCAGGCCCGCACCGGCGAGGCCGGCCAGCAGGTTGTCGACCGAACCCGGGGCCTTCGGCAGACCCGGGGTCTTGGGCAGCGCCGGGACGCCGGGCAGGCCCGTGGGCAGACCGCCGGGCAGCTTGGCGGCGGGGACGCCCGGGACGGCGGGCAGCTTCGGCAGCGCGGGCAGCTTGCCGTTCACCAGCTTGCCGGCCTTGCCCAGGTCAGCGGTCTTGGCGACCTTGGAGAGCTGCTTGACGGCCTGCTTCGCCTGCTTGCCGTCGACGGCCTTCTGCACGTCACCGGCGTTCGCGTCGGGCAGCCCGGCGCCGCCGACGAGCTGGCGCACACCGTCCACGATGCCGCCGGCCTGCGGCAGCTGACCGGTGGGCAGCTTGTCGGCGGACACGCCGCCGCCGAGGACCCCGGTCGCCTTGCCGGCCGCGCCGCGCACGGTCTTGGTGGCGGTGCCGGCGGCCTTCTGGACGGTGCCGGTGACCGCGCCGGTGGGCAGGTGCTGGGCGGCACCGGTGACCGTGCCGACGGCCGGCAGGTCCGGGGTGGCCGGCAGCTGGGCGGCGTTGGCGGCGACGGAGCCGAGGGCCCACAGGCCGGTGGCGGTGGCGGCGACGGCGATGGAACGGCGGATGTTGGAGCGCATGGTGGTGATGTCCTTCGAATTCGGGAGGTTCAACGGGCAGACCTGTGCCACCCCCGCGTGGCAGGTCGTTTCAGACGCGGAGCGGTCTGCCCTAGCCGGGGAATTCGAGGATTTCTTCGGCCCGTCGGCGCGTCGGGGCGCCATCGGCCGTACGGACGCAACCGGGCAGCAGCCGGAAGCGCGGGGAGTCCGCCGGAGCGGCGGCGTGCTGGTCGCCGCCACGGGGACCGTGGCCGTCGCCCGTGGTGTGCGCGGGCGGCGCGACCGGGCCCAGCGGGCCCTGGCCCGGCAGGCCGTGGTGGCCGGCGTCCCGCTGCGGCTGGGCGACGGGACGCGGCTGTGCGGCGGCGGCCGGGTGGTGCGGTGCGTCGCCGCAGTGCGCCGGGCGGAGCAGCTGCGACGCGGCCGGGCCGTCGCCGACGGGAACAGCGCCGGGACCGGCCTGGGCGCCACCGGGCACCCCGCCGTGCGCGGGCGTGCCGCCGTCGCCGGGTCGTCCCGGGTGGGTGCCGACGGGGAGGTGGACGGGCAGCGCGCCGCCGACCGTGTCCCCGATCCCGCCGATCGCCTTGACCAGGCCGGTCACCGCGTCCACCGGCTCGGTGAGCCGGCCGGTGACCGGTGCGGCGGCCTGCTCGGCGGGGCGCATCGTGCCCTCGACCGCGGCCGCCTCGGTGTCCGCGCGCCGGGTGAGTCCGGCGCCCTCCGCCTCGCCCTGGTGTGCCAACGTCGCCCCGGACTGCGGCAGTTTGCCGAGGTGCCGGGGGGTGTCGGCGCGCTGCGGGGTCTGGGCCCCGGTCAGCGCGGGTGCGGCCGGGTGGCCGTCGGCCGGCGTCCGGTCGGCGGCGTGTGCGCCGGTGCCGAAGCCGATGCCGAGGAGGACGAAGCCGACCAGGAAGAGCCCCGCCAGCAGCGCGCGCCGCACGGCCACGGTGCGCGGCAGGCGCACGGCGGCAGGCAGGGCGAACACAGCGGACAAGGAGGGGACCTTCCCATGCGGACGGGGACAGCCGGGCACAGCGCCACGGTGTCGGACCCGTCACGGGTGATCGAGCGATGCCCTGATCCTTGCACGACGGGGCAGGTATCCCGCAAGTCCCCTCGGGTTTCCTGTCACCGTTGCTCCGCCATGTCCGGTATGGGCAGCGGCCGTTTCTCCAGTGCGGCCGCCATCACCTCCGGAAACCGGTCGGGCGTGCAGGCGAACGCCGGTGCCCCGAGGGCGGCCAGGGCCGCCGCGTGCTCCCGGTCGTAGGCGGGCGCTCCTTCGTCGGAGAGCGCGAGCAGGGTCACGAACCGCACCCCGGACGCCGTCATCGCGGCGACCCGCTTGAGCATCTCGTCGCGGATGCCGCCCTCGTAGAGGTCGCTGATGAGGACGACCACGGTGTCGGCGGGGCGGCGGATCCGGGACTGGCAGTAGGCCAGCGCCCGGTTGATGTCCGTGCCGCCGCCGAGCTGGGTGCCGAACAGCAGCTCCACCGGGTCGTCCAGGTGGTCCGTCAGATCGGTCACGGCGGTGTCGAAGACGACCAGCCGGGTGTCGAGGGCCCGCATCGAGGCCAGCACCGCCCCGAACACCGAGGCGTACACCACGGACGCGGCCATCGACCCGGACTGGTCGATGCAGAGCACCACGTCCTTCTTCGCCGACTGTGCGGAGCGCCCGTATCCGATCAGCCGCTCGGGGACGACGGTGCGGTGTTCCGGGAGGTAGTGCTTGAGGTTGGCGCGGAGGGTGCGGTCCCAGTCGATGGCGCGGTGCCGCGGGCGGCGGATCCGGGCGGCGCGGTCCAGCGCCCCGGTGAGCGTGGCCCGGGTGCGGGTCGCCAGCCGCTGCTCCAGCTCTCCGACGACCTTGCGGACGACCGCCCGCGCGGTCTCCCTGGTGGTCTGCGGCATCACCTTGTTCAGGGAGAGCAGGGTTCCCACCAGGTGGACATCCGCCTCGACGGCCTCCAGCATCTCCGGCTCCAGCAGCAGCGCGGACAGCCCGAGCCGGTCGATGGCGTCACGCTGCATCACCCGCACCACGGAGGACGGGAAGTAGCTGCGGATGTCGCCCAGCCAGCGGGCCACTTGGGGGGCCGACGCGCCGAGGCCGGCCGCCCGGGCGCCGCCGCCGTCGCGCGGTCCGCGGCCCAGCCGCGGGTGTGGTCGCTGCCCGTAGAGGGACTCCAGTGCGCCGTCCATCGCGGCGTCCCTGCCGCGCAGTTCGCAGCCGGTGCCGTCCGCGCCGGCGCCGCCCAGCGCCAGTCGCCAGCGGCGCAGCCGCTCCGCGTCCCGGTCCGTCGTGCTGGTCATCTTCCCACTCCCGTCGGCTTGTTGATCACTGGGGCGGTGCCTTCGGTCCCCGTGGTCCCGGCTCCGTTCCCCACGCCGTCCGCGCCCCCGCTCGTACCGTCCCGCCCGCTCCCGACCCGCTCCTTCCCGTTCTCGTCGTGCCCGTCCCCGTCCCCGTCCCCGTCCCCGTCCCCGTCCTCGTAGCCGCGCTGGG is a genomic window containing:
- a CDS encoding DUF6519 domain-containing protein is translated as MHADLSRITHRPERHYSAVVAQQGRVQLDADANEQTAIQLFQARTLAADLIGAHGGPHGATGFKIDLRGGPHELDDLVIGGGRYYVDGILCDATRPRPGTPVPTATAPKKEGGEDEEEADGDAPTTPAVSETWTYWDQPDGHRDPERPGDRLPSHFPYLVYLKVWERLVTAAEDPALREVALGAALPDTAARAKVVWQVLPLPASELGLDGDNPPADDIRTAFDRWARQAAAPGCRLAARSERPDHADDDPCLVAPEARYRGPENQLYRVEVHEGGTAKDATFKWSRENGSPTFPVDELDGTWVQLASLANDDKLSLHVGDWVEFVDTGYASRGEAAPLLRVAEVDLPGRRVRLSDEPAPGVGRRPELHPFLRRWDHQEAGRKTVRRGDRPGRLRHGAVPVEEGGWLPLEDGVEVYFEAGGNYRTGDFWLIPARTATGGVEWPTDRARRPLLQHPSGIVVHHAPLAWVHGEQAVPDLRFAFRPLATGIQAADAAQPQGSGGVGTLSTGAAGGAGPKQPRSQTTAEAEAQVDEQGVAD
- a CDS encoding peptidoglycan-binding protein, translating into MATPLTGSQLLAALRAEGLVVHEVRDWRRHNRNTKGHWGPMNGVVVHHTATEGTEPSVDLCYDGRPDLPGPLCHGVIDKAGEVYLVGNGRANHAGLGDRDVLQAVIDEVELPEDRLADTDGNRHFYGFECINLGDGQDPWPEAQLSAVEKAAAAICRAHGWGERSVIGHKEWQPGKIDPLGFTMDALRDRIKSRLAEPPEGPVDPVDPAGGAQGAGPGTGPTAANGSRGSAGDVGAAGGTGGAPDDGRTPPVPPMPQHPPYEPFPGGGFFRPGARDPVIAAMGERLIAEGCDHYRQGPGPEWNEAHRKSYASWQRKLGFHGKDADGVPGRVTWDRLRVPNTQARPPG
- a CDS encoding serine hydrolase domain-containing protein gives rise to the protein MTAAAAVAVGVVAVGAPASPAASAAPASAPHSVQKQLNRLVREDGVPAALASVQDRHGHTRLYTTGVGDVATGAKVPRDGQVRIGSNTKTFTAVVVLQLVAEGKVGLDASVDTYLPGLLRGDGIDGRRITVRQLLQHTSGLPSYVDHLGDDIRFYEPGELLDLALKHKAHFAPGAKWEYNNTNYLVAGLLVQKVTGHTVAEEIDRRVVRRIGLRHTYFPAPGDTTIRERHPKGYYQESAGAPLVDATEWDPSWAWAAGQMISTNSDLDRFFSALLSGRLLPKAQLDQMRTTVSAASPFPAGARYGLGIVSRPLSCGGVYWGHGGSMTGYETRGGVTGNGRAANVTVTTQPSRTAKEHMDSVVDAALCR
- a CDS encoding VWA domain-containing protein, with product MTSTTDRDAERLRRWRLALGGAGADGTGCELRGRDAAMDGALESLYGQRPHPRLGRGPRDGGGARAAGLGASAPQVARWLGDIRSYFPSSVVRVMQRDAIDRLGLSALLLEPEMLEAVEADVHLVGTLLSLNKVMPQTTRETARAVVRKVVGELEQRLATRTRATLTGALDRAARIRRPRHRAIDWDRTLRANLKHYLPEHRTVVPERLIGYGRSAQSAKKDVVLCIDQSGSMAASVVYASVFGAVLASMRALDTRLVVFDTAVTDLTDHLDDPVELLFGTQLGGGTDINRALAYCQSRIRRPADTVVVLISDLYEGGIRDEMLKRVAAMTASGVRFVTLLALSDEGAPAYDREHAAALAALGAPAFACTPDRFPEVMAAALEKRPLPIPDMAEQR